A region of the Arthrobacter sp. FW306-07-I genome:
AAGCGGCCGCCGTCCACCTGGAGCGTGGACGCGAACGTGACCTGCGGCAGCCCAAGCCGCTCGGCCAGCTGGGCCGGAACAAGGGAGGTCTCGCCATCTGTGGAGGCCATGCCGGTGATGACCAGGTCCACGTCGCCCAGGTGCCGCACTGCTGCGGCGAGCGCAAGTGAAGTGGCCGCGGCATCGGATCCGGCCAGGGCATCGTCCGTGAGGTGCACGCCTTCAGTGGCGCCCATTTGCAGTGACTTCTTGACCGCGTTGACGGCACCGGCAGGTCCCATGCTGAGGGCGATGACCTGGTTGCCCGCTTTGCTGCCGCCACGCGCCTCCGCCAGCTGCAGCGCTGCTTCAAGGGCGTACTCGTCAAGCTCGGACAGAATGCTTTCGTCGCGGTCCACGGTGTTGCCGTCCCCGTTGAGGTGGCGGTCGAACTGGGCGTCCGGTACATGTTTGACCAGGACTACGATCTTCAATGTCTCTTCCACTGTGTTTACAGCAGCCTTCCATGCTTGTGGACAGCCAGCCGGGTGGGCATGGCCGCGGAATGCCCGGCAGGCGGGTAGCTCCTAGCTAACCATATCGGCGCGTCCCCGCGCCCTCTTCCGTTAACGCCTGTTTCAGCGCCGTTTCCCAAGCAGGGAATGACGACGGCGGCGCCCCCTTTGGTGGGGGACGCCGCCGTCGTCATGGCTTGCGTTGGTCCTGCTGTGCCTAGCTGGCTGCAGCGCCCAGCGTGACGTCGAACGTCTGCTCACTGCCGCCGCGCTGCACGGTGATCTTCACCTT
Encoded here:
- a CDS encoding electron transfer flavoprotein subunit beta/FixA family protein, which translates into the protein MKIVVLVKHVPDAQFDRHLNGDGNTVDRDESILSELDEYALEAALQLAEARGGSKAGNQVIALSMGPAGAVNAVKKSLQMGATEGVHLTDDALAGSDAAATSLALAAAVRHLGDVDLVITGMASTDGETSLVPAQLAERLGLPQVTFASTLQVDGGRLTARRDADTSSETVEAPLPAVVSVTDQINEPRYPNFKGIIAAKRKSITTLSLADIGVEPAQVGFAGSWTSVTNAEQRPPRTAGTIITDEGDAGIKLVDFLAAQKLL